Proteins encoded together in one Gigantopelta aegis isolate Gae_Host chromosome 8, Gae_host_genome, whole genome shotgun sequence window:
- the LOC121378217 gene encoding uncharacterized protein LOC121378217 encodes MAESKNKKASSCPLQTKLDKILRNQKQIFEELISIKRQLKISAQCTRMIKQSTDRQLSEVQEKTTKNVRNVEMTVLGLTAVLDHVQERLVQLELTQYDSSKGPSSTSSLSSTDEEADFLKTGERKLDCTRPEQTCNHNGGQLHSNQKWLRENHLLLVKGIDTTGCLLLDYLVQEHILSDTDEDDISSHRTRKDKTRELLFKMRHADNKKICQFVKHLQKDFPHLVRSFSNDSETGERNSCVACDVVQQVNVDDAIDVLLQEAVVDDDLYEKIWRCTTKKKGWSRLLKNMHHTRMPKCLSVLAQALAQKYPQLCKRITESGIETLECCYKRKTSSSSICCEVRDGTTIRKMSTGLKSRNGIPIFGNKKFTQLYQKYRMKKPPQKWLV; translated from the exons atggctgaaagtaaaaacaaaaaagcatcTTCATGTCCGTTACAAACAAAACTTGACAAAATCCTCAGAAATCAGAAACAAATCTTTGAAGAACTTATTTCGATCAAAAGACAACTAAAGATATCAGCACAATGTACCAGGATGATAAAACAGAGCACAGACCGACAGTTGTCAGAAGTGCAAGAGAAAACCACAAAGAATGTAAGGAATGTGGAGATGACAGTTCTTGGGCTGACCGCGGTGTTGGATCACGTGCAGGAGCGATTAGTACAGCTAGAATTAACACAGTACGACTCTTCAAAAGGTCCTAGTTCAACAAGCTCTCTTTCTTCTACTGATGAGGAAGCTGACTTTTTAAAGACAGGAGAAAGAAAACtag ACTGTACAAGACCTGAGCAGACCTGTAACCACAATGGAGGGCAGCTACACAGCAATCAAAAGTGGCTGCGAGAGAACCACCTGTTGCTGGTCAAAGGGATAGACACCACAGGTTGCCTTCTTCTCGATTATCTTGTGCAGGAACACATCCTTTCTGACACAGATGAAGATGATATCTCATCCCACAGAACACGGAAGGACAAAACCAGAGAGTTACTATTCAAAATGAGGCATGCAGATAACAAGAAAATTTGCCAGTTTGTTAAACATCTTCAGAAAGATTTTCCTCATTTAGTACGGAGCTTCTCTAATGATTCTGAAACCGGAGAAAGGAACAGCTGTGTTGCCTGTGACGTTGTGCAACAAGTGAATGTAGACGATGCAATTGATGTCTTGTTGCAAGAAGCCGTTGTTGACGATGATTTGTATGAAAAAATATGGCGATGTACCACGAAAAAGAAAGGTTGGAGCAGGCTCCTTAAAAATATGCATCATACCAGAATGCCAAAATGTTTGTCAGTTCTTGCACAAGCACTGGCGCAAAAGTATCCCCAACTCTGCAAACGTATCACAGAGTCTGGCATAGAGACACTGGAATGTTGTTACAAGCGAAAAACATCTTCATCCAGTATCTGCTGTGAAGTCAGAGATGGAACAACAATTCGTAAAATGTCTACTGGGCTCAAGAGTCGAAATGGAATACCAATATTTGGGAACAAAAAATTTACACAACTGTATCAAAAATACAGAATGAAGAAACCACCACAGAAATGGCTAGTTTGA
- the LOC121378219 gene encoding gamma-glutamyl hydrolase A-like produces MAIQANDKGDYFPLWGTCQGFQLLTNLTSRCYLLKATDAEDLALPLNLSNVYKSSRLMGNLPADIQHSLTSLPVTYNAHHWGIWQETFEKTESLTSFYRVLSTNKDRKQISFISTMEAFEYPFYGSQWHPELNIFWWNPQKHVDHEYAAIKVSQYFANFFVNEARKSSHTFPSITMESSHMIENFKRVFSNDGSFELDYFFNYTQNV; encoded by the exons ATGGCTATTCAG GCCAATGACAAGGGAGATTATTTTCCACTGTGGGGAACCTGTCAGGGCTTCCAACTGCTGACCAACTTGACCTCTAGATGTTACCTTCTCAAGGCCACAGATGCAGAGGAtcttgctttaccactgaatcTCTCAAATG tttataaatCGAGTCGTCTGATGGGAAATCTTCCTGCTGATATTCAACACAGTCTAACATCACTTCCAGTGACATACAATGCACATCACTGGGGTATTTGGCAAGag ACGTTTGAAAAGACTGAATCCCTGACGTCATTTTACAGAGTCCTCTCGACAAACAAAGATCGAAAACAGATTTCATTCATATCAACAATGGAAG CTTTCGAGTACCCATTTTATGGCAGCCAGTGGCATCCCGAACTTAACATTTTCTGGTGGAATCCCCAGAAACATGTAGATCATGAATATGCAGCTATCAAAGTATCTCAGTACTTTGCCAACTTTTTTGTGAATGAAG CTCGAAAAAGCAGCCATACCTTTCCTAGCATCACCATGGAATCAAGTCATATGATAGAAAattttaaacgtgttttttCGAATGATGGATCATTTGAGCTGGATTATTTTTTCAATTACACACAAAATGTGTGA